The Mycobacterium haemophilum DSM 44634 sequence CACCACGAACAGGCCGTAGTCGACTGCGATGCCCAAGCCGATCAGCGAAACCACCGGTTGGGCAAAAAAGTGCACCGGCCCGAAGAGCGCGATGAAGCGCAGGATGCCCAGCGCGCCCGCGATGCTCAGGCCGCCCACCATCACCGGCAAGCAGGCTGCGATCACACCGCCGAACACCAGGAACAACACCACCGCCACCAGCGGCAGCGCCAGGACTTCCATGCGCCGTTGGTCAGTGGCGATGGTGCCGGTCAAGGCTTCGGCGATGGGGTCGAGGCCGGCGAGCTGGACGGTGCCGCCGTCAAGTTTTTGCAGGTCCGGCGCGATGGTTTTGTAGTTGTTGAGGATGGTGTCGTCGTCGTCGCCCTTAAGCGGGATGGACACAAACGTGTACTTTTTGTCCGGGGTGGCCATGCCCTGCACGACCGTGTTGGTCGTGTCGGGCGCGCGCAGGTAGCCGGCCCATCCCATCACCTTGTTGGAGTGGTCCCGCTGGAACTGGTTGAGTTCATCGGTGATCTTCTTCGCCCACGCCGGGTCATTGACGGTTTTGCCGTCGGGCGCATGGAAGATCGCCACGATGTGGCCGCTGCGGTCCCGGCCATAGACCTGGTCGCCGAGGATCGAGGCCTGCACCGACTGGCTGCTGTTGTCGTAAAAACCGCTCTGCGTGACGTGCTTACCTAGGCTCAGCCCGAAAACTCCGCCGCACAGGCACAGAGCTACCGTGACCCCGATTACGATGAACCGGTAGCGGTACACAGTTCGACCCCACCAGGCGAACACGTAAGCTCCTTACTGGATCTGTAGCGACCCGCGCAGTGCCTTTTCGGTTTTCAACGCGCCAGTGTCACACATGCGAGTTCAATAGCGCAGACAGCGGCCGGAATGGCTGCAGCCACGCCCCTTGTTCGGGCAGCGAATCTAGGCCGATTCGCGGCAAGGGCTCCCGGAAAACACCAGTGATGTCCTCCAGGTCGACGAACTCTAAGGTATCCGACGCTAGCGCCCAACTAGTGTGTTCACGAAATCCGATCACTTGAACGTCGATTCCGGCGCGCGCGATTTCTTCCAGTGGTTGACGGAACGCTTGACCGTCCGCGGAGGCCACCACCAGCGCCGCAAGCCCGTCGTTGTGCCGCTGCTCGATGTGGGCGAGCATGTCGCGGTCGACGTCGCTGTCGTCATCAATTTTCGGCTTGGCGAAGACCGCAAACCCCACGTTACGCAGCGCGTCCACCCACGGTCGAACCACGTCGGCGCCGCCCGGCGCGATGTTGGTGAACACGGTGGCCTCGGGTTTGATCGTGCCGTCTGGATGGCCGGCTGCCACTTCTGCCGTGCGGGTTAGCAGCCAGCGACCCAGTGCGTCGAAACGCGGACGTTCCAGGGCGGTCGGACGGCGGCCCAAGATGGAGCCCAAGCCCATGTCGAGGTTGGGCGCGTCCCAAACCAACAGCACACGCCTGGCCGGGGGAGCGAAGCTACCCAGGTCCCCGACGCAATTGCCGGGCAGTGCCGGCGGTATGAGTGGCTCCGGTGTTTCCGGGGCCGCTGCGGAGGTTGCTTCTTCTGCCACCCGCATAGTCATCGGTTTATCAAGATCAACTGTGCTGCTTTCAAGATCAATTTCGGCTTTCGGCAAATTAACTTCACTTTTTACAAATCAACTTCGCTTTTCCCAAATCAACTCGGTGACGGCGCTACCAGCATGCTGCGCTTTCGTTTCGTACTTGGTGGTTGGGCGAACGGTTGAGATTGGCAGCCCGGTGCCGCCATCGGCACGCCTCAGCAGTGGTTCGCCGTCGCCGACCTCGGCGATTTGCGCGGCGTAGCCGGGGTGGTCGGTCGCGGCGTGCAGGACCCCACCGGGCAGTAGCCGGTCGGCGATCAGTGCAACCGTGGCCGGTTGCAGGAACCTGCGTTTGTGGTGGCGTGCCTTAGGCCATGGATCGGGAAAGAACACACGAACACCGGTCAGCGACCTCGGCGCGATCAGATGCTGCAGCACGTCGACCGCGTTCCCACGGATCATCCGAATGTTGCGCACCTGGTCTCGATCGATCGCGCACAGCAGCTGCGCCAGCCCGCGCCGGTAAACCTCCACCGCGATCACGTCGATATCGGGTTCGTGCTGCGCCATGGCCAGCGTCGAGGTGCCGCTGCCGCAGCCGACCTCGAGCACCACCGGGGCGGAACGCCCGAACCACGCGTTGGTGTCCAGCGGCTCGCTGCTCGGGGTTTGGGGCACCGCCGTAATGCCTAGTGGCGATCGCAAGGGCGGCGAAGCCGGGTGCAGCGGGTCGCCGCTTATCAAACCCAGTTCTGGCCACAGTCGCTCCCAGGTTTGGCGCTGAGCGTGTGACAAGGCGGAGCGTCGCGTACGAAAAGCCGTGGCCGGGAGGTGGCGTCTCACACCACTTTGTTCGGAGCCATGCTCAGGCTGGTTGAGGTCACACGGCGCCGGTGATAGGTGCGAATCCGGTCCGTGGGCCGGGCTGGTTTGGGGTTCCGCCGCCGCCGGCGTGTCGGGACGTACCCTCACCCCGGGTTGCGCATGCATTTGTCCATGGTGGCCTATGAACCCCTGACGTAGCCGCCCCTGGTCCAGATTGATACCCAACAGTTGCTTTCAACTGGTAGCGGTGGCTCGCATCTTGGCAACGGAGGTGCCACCATTCGGTAGGGCCTGATCGGCCCCCCGGCAAACGAACCGAGTTGGGCGACGAGGCAAACCCTGCACCCGAAGAGGCAAAACCGGCAAGGGATCGGGGCGATCGGGCTAATGGGTTCGGGCAGGCGGGACGTGACAGAACGGGGGCACCAGATTTTTGTCGACGAGCTGGCCCGGTTTGCGGCCAGGACCGCTGACAGCCGGGTGACGGCGATCGCGGAGCGAGCCGCCGCGCCAGTGCACGTGGCTGTCCGCGGCCGCCGGGGAGTGGGTTGCCGCACGGTGGCGCGTGCCCTGGACCGCGTGGGAAGCACCTCGGGGCTCGCGGTGACGCCGCGCACTGACGCCGCCGACCTGGACGTTTACCTGATCGCCGAAGTGCTCAAACCCGAGGACAGGGAGGCCATCGCCGCGGCGCGGCACCTGATCGTGGTGGTGCTGAACAAAGCCGATTTGGTGGGGTTCGCCGGCGACGGACCCATCGCGGCGGCGCGGAGCCGCTGCGCGCAATTTTCGGAGCTGGTGGGGGTACCCGTGCAGCCGATGATCGGTTTACTCGCCGTCGCCGCGCTCGACGATCGGCCAGGCGAATGCCTGGATGAAGGTTTGTGGGCCGCGCTGCGAATGCTGGCCGCCGATCCGGGCGGCTATGCCTGCCTTGCTGGCTCGGTCGACGGTTTCTTGGCCGCCAATAGCCCGGTGCCGACTGCGGACCGGCGGCGCTTACTGGACACGCTCGACCTGTTCGGGACCGCGCTCGCGGTGGCGGCGCTGCGCAAAGGCGGGACGGCTAGGCAAGTGCGGGCATTGCTGCGCCGGGTCAGCGGCGTCGATGCCGTCGTCGACAAAGTTGCTGCCGTTGGCGCCGAGGTGCGTTACCGGCGGGTGCTGCAGGCCGTCGCGGAATTAGAGGCATTCGCCGTCTGTGATGACAGGCTCGGCGAGCGGATCTGCGAGTTCCTATCCCGTGACGACACGGTGGTCGCTCGGATGGCCTCCGCTATCGACCTGGCCCAGGCGTCTGGGCTGGCAGCCGGACTGAAGCTGGATGGTGTCGACCCGCTTCGCACGGCTCCGCCGCACTCGCGATCGCCACTGAAGCTGGATGGTGTCGACCCGCTTCGCACGGCTCCGCCGCACTCGCGATCGCCACTGAAGCTGGATGGTGTCGACCCGGCTGACGATCCGGCCGCGCATCTGTCGCGGGCGGTGCGCTGGCAGCGCTATAGCGTCGGAAGCCTCGGCCCGGTGAGCGAGCTGCACCGTTCATGCGGCGCGGATATCGTCAGAGGGTCGCTACGGCTCTGGTCCCAGGCTGCTGCGCCCGGTGACGGTAGGGAGGCCCGGTGATCAGCGCGGCTGACGACGATCCGGCCGCCCAGGTGGACGCGTTAGTGGCAGCGGTCGGGCCCGGGCTGAGTTCGCCTGCCATCAATCGCCAGGAGGTGGTGCTGGTGACCGGGCCGTGGATGGCTGGCGCAACTGGTGTGGCCGCGGCGTTACGCGAACGCCTGCCGCAGCACAAGTTCGTCGAGTCGACCGACCTGGGGCCCGGCGATGCGCCGCTGGCGGTGGTGTTCGTCGTTTCTGCCGCGGCTGAACTGACGGAATCGGACTGTGCGCTGCTGGACGCCGCCGTCGACCACACCGACGTGGTGATCGGCGTGGTGTCCAAGATCGACATGCACCGGACCTGGCGCGACGTGGTTACCGCCAACCGCGACGCACTGGCCGCGCACGCGCCCCGCTACCGTCAGGTGCCCTGGGTGGGCGCGGCGGCGTTGCCTGATGCCGGTGAACCGCAGGTCGACGATTTGGTCGACATCGTCTCAGAGCAACTCGCCGACTCGGATATCGCTAGGCGAAATAGGTTGCGGGCGTGGGAGTCCCGGCTCCAAACGGCGGCGGAAAGGTTCGATCGTGACGCCGAGGGTGCCGGCCGGCGGGTACGGGTTGACGCGTTGCGCGCACAGCGCAGCACGGCCCTGCGGGAGCGGCGCCAGTCGAAATCCGAGCGCAGCATTACGCTGCGCGGTCTGATCCAGCAGGCTCGGGTCCAGTTGTCGTACTTTGCCCGCAACTGTTGTTCGTCGATGCGTGGCGAGTTGCAAGAGGACACCGCGGGTCTATCTCGGCGGGACATGCCGGGTTTCGAGGGGTATGCGCGCGGCCGGGCGGCGCAGGTGGTCGCCGAGGTGAGCGACGGTACCGCACGACACCTCGCCGAGGTCGCGGAGGTGATGGGTTTGCCGGTCGCCCCGCCCGCCTTCGAAGCGCTGCCGGTGATCGACGTCGGAGCCCCGCTGCTGAAATCGCGGCGGGCCGAAACCTGGCTGATGATGCTGTTGGGCGCCGGATTCGGACTAGGTGTGGCGCTGACGCTGGGTCGCGTGGTGGTCGGTCTGGCTCCCGGGCTGAAAGCCGCAGGGGTCGTCGTGTGCGTGGCGATCGGACTGGCGTTGACCGTCGTGGTGGTCAACATCCGTGGCTTGTTACGTGACCGTGCGGTGCTGGACCGGTGGGCGAGCGACGTGACGGCGTCACTGCGATCCACGGTGGAAGAGCTGGTCGCCACCCGGGTACTGGCTGTCGAGTCGGCGCTGAGCACCGCACTGGCAGCGCATGATGAGGTCGAGAATGCTCGGGTGGCCGATCAGGTCAGTGTTATCGACAGCGAATTGCGCGAACACGCCATTGCCTCGGCGCGGGCCGAGGCGGCGCGTGATCGGGAGATGCCGACGGTGCAAGCCGCGCTCGATGTTGTGCGTGCAGAACTGGGTGATCCGGGTATACCCACACCCGAGGGCGACGAGGACCACCAGGGCCCAGCGGGCCCCGAAGGCCCGAGCGCAACCAGCGAATCGGCTTCCAGGAGTGCGAATGGTGACAATTCCTGACGCATTTACGATTTCTGAATCGTTTAAGGTTTTCTGAATCGTTGTTGTGAGCAGGCTTATACCTGCCCGCGCCTTCCGGGACAAGTTCGTCACGATAACCTGTAGATAACGCGTTTGTGTGGGCAAATGCCGGCGAGTGCAGCAGTGACCACGAGAAGCCGACTAAGTACGCAGAAGAATTCAGGAGACGGAGACTTCGATGACCTCAGCGACCATTCCCGGTCTGGACACCGCGCCAACAAACCACCAGGAGTTGCTGTCGTGGGTAGCGGAGGTCGCCGAACTGACCCAGCCTGACCGGGTGGTCTTCGCTGACGGTTCCGACGAAGAATGGCAACGGCTCGCCGAGCGACTGGTCGCGGCGGGCACCTTCAAGAAGCTGAACGACGAAAAGCACCCCAACTCCTACCTGGCGTTGTCCGACCCCTCCGACGTGGCGCGGGTGGAGTCTCGGACCTTCATCTGTTCCGAGCGCGAGATCGACGCCGGACCGACCAACAACTGGATGGCCCCCGCCGAGATGCGGTCCACCTTGACCGAGCTGTACCGCGGCTGCATGC is a genomic window containing:
- a CDS encoding NYN domain-containing protein, which codes for MTMRVAEEATSAAAPETPEPLIPPALPGNCVGDLGSFAPPARRVLLVWDAPNLDMGLGSILGRRPTALERPRFDALGRWLLTRTAEVAAGHPDGTIKPEATVFTNIAPGGADVVRPWVDALRNVGFAVFAKPKIDDDSDVDRDMLAHIEQRHNDGLAALVVASADGQAFRQPLEEIARAGIDVQVIGFREHTSWALASDTLEFVDLEDITGVFREPLPRIGLDSLPEQGAWLQPFRPLSALLNSHV
- the trmB gene encoding tRNA (guanosine(46)-N7)-methyltransferase TrmB; its protein translation is MRRHLPATAFRTRRSALSHAQRQTWERLWPELGLISGDPLHPASPPLRSPLGITAVPQTPSSEPLDTNAWFGRSAPVVLEVGCGSGTSTLAMAQHEPDIDVIAVEVYRRGLAQLLCAIDRDQVRNIRMIRGNAVDVLQHLIAPRSLTGVRVFFPDPWPKARHHKRRFLQPATVALIADRLLPGGVLHAATDHPGYAAQIAEVGDGEPLLRRADGGTGLPISTVRPTTKYETKAQHAGSAVTELIWEKRS